Within the Oculatellaceae cyanobacterium genome, the region GGATCTTCTAACCCTAATTCAGAAAATGCTGCGAGTCTTAGCTTACAAGAGTCACAGACACCGCAAGCAATATCGTCACCAGAGTAACAAGACCAAGTTAGCTCCCAAGGAACGCCTAAATTATTGCCTAGCTGAATAATTTCGGTTTTTTTGAGCTTAATTAAGGGCGCGACAATAGCAATGGGTTCTCCTTCCCTTCCCTGCTTTGTTCCTAGTCGAAAAACTTCCTGCATTGCCTGAATATAGTCTGGGCGACAGTCAGGATACCCAGAGTAATCAACTGCATTGACACCTATGTATACTCGTTCAGCACCTTTAGCTTCTGCGAAAGCTAAAGCAAAGCTTAAGAAGATTGTGTTCCGTGCGGGAACATAAGTAACAGGAATATATTCTGAAATGTCAGTAATCATACGATTTGTTGGCACGGCAATAGCATCATCAGTCAATGCCGAGCCACCCCAACGGCGCAAGTCAAAGGCGATAATCTGATGTTCTTTTACACCTGCTGCACTAGCTATCTTAGTTGCTGCTTGTAACTCTCGTTGGTGTCGCTGCTGGTAGTCAAAAGAAATCGCATGAACTACGCAGCCATCTATCTTAGCTTGATACAGAACTGTAGAGGAGTCTAATCCACCAGATAATAAAACAACTGCTTTCACGGTAAAAATTCTCTATTCAACAAATTTTGGCTGCGATCAGTTTTGAGCCTGCAAGCCGAGGTGATAAATTCTCTACCTTCTAACTGATTAAAAGCGATCGCCTGTCAGGTCTTATAAAACTAATACTTAATTGAGGAACTAGAACAAAACTTTGAAATTCTTTACAACTAGAGTCGCTGTGATAGTATCTGGATGGTTTGAGGCGACTAACACAAGTTGTACATCGGCTTAATACCTGTGGTGGAGGAGTTATAGGAGTGGAAGATAGTATGTCAGTTAAGAATTTAGATAGTCATATACATAGAATTCAGCCCCAGCCAATCAAAATAGGCGTTATTGGTGTTGGGAATAT harbors:
- the queC gene encoding 7-cyano-7-deazaguanine synthase QueC, encoding MKAVVLLSGGLDSSTVLYQAKIDGCVVHAISFDYQQRHQRELQAATKIASAAGVKEHQIIAFDLRRWGGSALTDDAIAVPTNRMITDISEYIPVTYVPARNTIFLSFALAFAEAKGAERVYIGVNAVDYSGYPDCRPDYIQAMQEVFRLGTKQGREGEPIAIVAPLIKLKKTEIIQLGNNLGVPWELTWSCYSGDDIACGVCDSCKLRLAAFSELGLEDPLPYAFRGEERNQ